A genomic segment from Parolsenella catena encodes:
- a CDS encoding HD domain-containing protein: MAAYDPNSPRIALKIAHTYRVADIAARIAGAEGLSAEDVDLAWLCGLVHDVGRFEQVRRWNTFRDADSASHALLGVRALFGPRERLGVPVGGTDAGMPRIRDFAADKSEDELIRTAVALHSDYRLPNGLDARMRTFCELTRDADKADILRTVDTDTPETLLGCTADELLGSSLSTEAVAAFDERRCMLRNERSQPADFLVSFCCFAFELAFEESRAIMREQGYIYELLERPFGITEPFRREGTRHELGRMTREMHTYLEGGAS; encoded by the coding sequence GTGGCGGCATATGACCCGAACAGCCCGCGCATCGCGCTCAAGATAGCGCACACGTATCGTGTGGCAGACATCGCCGCGAGAATCGCAGGCGCCGAGGGACTGTCGGCAGAGGATGTTGACCTGGCCTGGCTATGTGGCCTCGTGCATGATGTCGGCCGCTTTGAGCAGGTGCGCCGTTGGAACACGTTTCGCGATGCAGACTCGGCAAGCCACGCGCTGCTTGGCGTGAGGGCGTTGTTTGGACCCCGCGAGCGCCTGGGCGTTCCTGTCGGTGGTACGGACGCCGGCATGCCTCGCATTCGCGACTTTGCGGCCGACAAAAGCGAGGATGAGCTCATCCGCACCGCGGTGGCGCTGCACAGCGACTACCGGCTGCCCAATGGGCTCGACGCACGCATGCGCACGTTTTGTGAGCTCACGCGTGACGCGGACAAGGCTGACATCCTTCGTACCGTAGACACCGATACGCCCGAGACGCTCCTTGGCTGCACGGCTGACGAGCTTCTCGGCAGCAGCCTCTCCACAGAGGCCGTTGCCGCGTTTGACGAGCGACGCTGCATGTTGCGCAATGAGCGGTCGCAGCCGGCCGACTTCCTCGTAAGCTTCTGCTGCTTTGCCTTTGAACTCGCGTTCGAAGAGAGCCGCGCCATCATGCGCGAGCAGGGATACATATATGAGCTTCTCGAGCGGCCGTTTGGCATCACGGAGCCGTTTCGCCGCGAGGGCACGCGCCACGAGCTTGGGCGCATGACCCGCGAGATGCACACCTACCTGGAGGGAGGCGCCTCATGA
- a CDS encoding asparaginase, with protein sequence MTKPRILLVATGGTIASAEDGNGLTPQLTGEQLAGYVPQAAELADIDIVQPMNIDSTNMRPADWQAIGDAILARYEDYDGFVVLHGTDTMAYTAAALSYLIQDSPRPIVLTGSQQPMGSPFTDARINLYQSVLYAADPASHDVAVVFGGKVVAGTRARKQRTMSFNAFTSVNYPELALIRNDRIIRTAPAGTGAIPNGARKDLEPRVYHDLDERVFVLKLTPEVNPSVFELLRRDYEAIILETFGIGGIPDTLHDAIFGWVDSGRTLVVTTQVPEEGLDLGVYEVGRAYAEHPGILKGADMTCEALVAKTMWALGQTRDPKRLRELFYEPINCDRLPEA encoded by the coding sequence ATGACCAAGCCTCGCATACTTCTTGTTGCCACGGGCGGCACGATTGCCTCGGCAGAGGACGGCAACGGCCTGACGCCGCAGCTCACCGGCGAGCAGCTCGCCGGCTACGTGCCACAGGCCGCAGAGCTCGCCGACATCGACATCGTTCAACCGATGAACATCGACAGCACGAACATGCGCCCGGCGGACTGGCAGGCCATAGGCGATGCGATTCTCGCGCGGTACGAGGACTACGACGGGTTCGTGGTGCTGCACGGCACCGACACGATGGCCTACACGGCGGCCGCCCTCTCCTACCTCATCCAGGACAGCCCACGACCCATCGTGCTCACCGGATCACAGCAGCCCATGGGCAGCCCGTTCACGGACGCGCGCATCAACCTGTACCAGAGCGTCCTGTATGCGGCAGACCCGGCGTCGCACGACGTTGCCGTAGTGTTTGGCGGCAAGGTCGTGGCGGGCACACGCGCCCGCAAGCAGCGCACGATGAGCTTCAACGCGTTCACGAGCGTGAACTACCCGGAGCTGGCGCTCATCCGCAACGATCGCATCATTCGCACGGCGCCGGCAGGCACGGGCGCGATACCCAACGGCGCACGCAAGGACCTGGAGCCGCGCGTCTACCACGACCTGGACGAGCGCGTGTTCGTGCTCAAGCTCACGCCCGAGGTGAACCCCTCCGTCTTTGAGCTGCTTCGCCGCGACTACGAAGCCATCATTCTCGAAACGTTTGGCATCGGTGGCATCCCAGACACGCTGCACGACGCCATCTTTGGCTGGGTTGACTCCGGCCGCACGCTCGTGGTGACCACGCAGGTGCCCGAGGAGGGCCTTGACCTGGGCGTCTACGAGGTGGGACGCGCCTACGCCGAGCATCCGGGCATCCTTAAGGGCGCGGACATGACCTGCGAGGCGCTCGTGGCAAAGACGATGTGGGCGCTGGGCCAGACGCGCGACCCCAAACGGCTGCGCGAGCTGTTCTATGAGCCAATCAACTGCGACAGGCTGCCGGAGGCATAG
- a CDS encoding ABC transporter substrate-binding protein: MNSISRRTFLAGSAGAAALALTACGGSGSSDASGDKTYKIGVLQLTQHAALDAANEGFVEALDASGIKYTIDQQNANNDQSACATIASKLVGDGDDLIFAIATPAAQAMAAATSDIPIVGSAITDYAASGLVADNDKPGGNLTGTSDMNPVDDQIAMLQKVLPEAKHIGMLYCTAESNSQLQIEMAEAACDKAGLTTERFTVSSSNEIQSVVESMVGKVDAGYSPTDNTIAAAAAQVGQIAKEGKLPFITGEENMCMGMGICTVSIDYKELGKMAGEMAVKILKGEDTPANMAIETETGDQLQTIKNEEMAEALGIDLSVLDA, from the coding sequence ATGAATTCCATCTCCAGGCGCACGTTCCTGGCCGGCTCCGCCGGCGCGGCTGCCCTCGCCCTCACCGCGTGCGGCGGCTCCGGCAGCTCCGACGCCTCTGGCGACAAGACCTACAAGATCGGCGTCCTGCAGCTCACGCAGCACGCCGCGCTCGACGCCGCCAACGAGGGCTTCGTGGAGGCCCTCGACGCCTCGGGCATCAAGTACACCATCGACCAGCAGAACGCCAACAACGACCAGAGCGCCTGCGCCACCATCGCCTCGAAGCTCGTGGGTGACGGCGACGACCTCATCTTCGCCATCGCCACGCCGGCCGCCCAGGCCATGGCGGCCGCCACGAGCGACATCCCCATCGTGGGCTCCGCCATCACCGACTACGCCGCCTCCGGCCTCGTCGCCGACAACGACAAGCCCGGCGGAAATCTCACCGGCACGTCCGACATGAACCCCGTCGACGACCAGATCGCCATGCTGCAGAAGGTCCTGCCCGAGGCCAAGCACATCGGCATGCTCTACTGCACCGCCGAGTCCAACTCCCAGCTCCAGATCGAGATGGCCGAGGCCGCATGCGACAAGGCCGGGCTCACCACCGAGCGCTTCACGGTCTCCAGCTCCAACGAGATCCAGAGCGTCGTGGAGTCCATGGTGGGCAAGGTCGACGCCGGCTACTCCCCCACCGACAACACCATCGCCGCTGCCGCCGCGCAGGTGGGCCAGATTGCCAAGGAGGGCAAGCTGCCCTTCATCACCGGCGAGGAGAACATGTGCATGGGCATGGGCATCTGCACTGTGTCCATCGACTACAAGGAGCTTGGCAAGATGGCCGGCGAGATGGCCGTCAAGATCCTGAAGGGCGAGGACACCCCCGCCAACATGGCCATCGAGACCGAGACGGGCGACCAGCTCCAGACCATCAAGAACGAGGAGATGGCCGAGGCCCTCGGCATCGATCTCTCCGTGCTCGACGCCTAG
- a CDS encoding ABC transporter permease: MLTAMLGAVSQGILWGIMVLGVFITYKLLDIADLTVDGSFATGGAVCAVCVVAGVNPALAVAASMLAGAITGAVTGFLATAFEIPAILAGILTQISLWSVNLRIMGKSNTPLLTNETVFTQLGNATGLPANVCAIIVGLIVAVAIVAGLYWFFGTEIGSALRATGDNEAMIRALGVHTNTTKVIALTLSNALVGLSGGLICQQQKYADIGMGTGAIVIGLAAIVIGEVLGRMLPGGLSKFAHRLISAVVGSIVYFLIRAIVLQLGMDANDMKLLSAIIVAIALCVPVVTERVQRRRAYSKGGEQ; this comes from the coding sequence ATGCTGACAGCAATGCTCGGCGCCGTCTCCCAGGGCATCCTGTGGGGCATCATGGTGCTCGGCGTGTTCATCACCTACAAGCTGCTCGACATCGCAGACCTGACGGTCGACGGCAGCTTCGCCACGGGCGGCGCGGTGTGCGCCGTGTGCGTGGTCGCGGGCGTCAACCCGGCGCTCGCCGTCGCGGCCTCGATGCTTGCGGGCGCCATCACCGGCGCAGTCACGGGCTTTCTCGCCACCGCATTCGAGATCCCGGCCATCCTCGCCGGCATCCTGACGCAAATCAGCCTGTGGTCGGTGAACCTGCGCATCATGGGCAAGTCCAACACGCCGCTGCTCACCAACGAGACGGTGTTCACGCAGCTTGGCAACGCAACGGGACTGCCCGCGAACGTGTGTGCCATCATCGTGGGCCTCATCGTGGCCGTGGCAATCGTGGCGGGCCTGTACTGGTTCTTTGGCACCGAGATCGGCTCGGCCCTGCGCGCCACCGGCGACAACGAGGCCATGATTCGCGCGCTTGGCGTCCACACCAACACCACGAAGGTCATCGCACTCACGCTCTCCAACGCCCTCGTCGGCCTGTCCGGCGGCCTCATCTGCCAGCAGCAGAAGTATGCCGACATCGGCATGGGCACAGGCGCCATCGTCATCGGCCTGGCGGCCATAGTCATCGGCGAGGTGCTCGGACGCATGCTGCCCGGCGGCCTCTCCAAGTTCGCGCACAGGCTCATCTCGGCCGTCGTGGGCTCGATCGTCTACTTCCTCATCCGCGCCATTGTGCTGCAGCTGGGCATGGACGCCAACGACATGAAGCTGCTGTCCGCCATCATCGTGGCAATCGCCCTGTGCGTGCCCGTCGTGACGGAGCGCGTCCAGAGACGCCGGGCCTACTCGAAGGGAGGCGAGCAGTAA
- a CDS encoding ABC transporter ATP-binding protein, protein MLKLSHVTKTFNKGTVTEKRALTGVNLELVEGDFVTVIGGNGAGKSTLLNMIAGVYPLDAGTIELDGTDVSHMTEPQRAKFLGRVFQDPMRGTAADMQIAENLALAKRRGQKRGLAWGISAEEKEEYPKLLATLGLGLETRMSAKVGLLSGGQRQALTLLMATLTNPKLLLLDEHTAALDPKTAKKVLDLTEQIVTERGLTTLMITHNMNDAIRLGNRLIMMHEGNVIYDVRGEEKKSLTVPDLLQKFEEVSGGEFANDRMLLS, encoded by the coding sequence ATGCTCAAGCTCTCGCACGTCACCAAGACGTTCAACAAGGGCACCGTGACCGAGAAGCGCGCGCTCACGGGCGTGAACCTCGAGCTTGTCGAGGGCGACTTCGTGACCGTCATCGGCGGCAATGGCGCCGGCAAGTCCACGCTGCTCAACATGATCGCGGGTGTCTACCCGCTCGACGCGGGCACCATCGAGCTCGATGGCACCGACGTCTCCCACATGACCGAGCCACAGCGCGCCAAGTTCCTGGGCCGCGTGTTCCAGGACCCGATGCGCGGCACCGCCGCAGACATGCAGATTGCAGAGAATCTCGCGCTGGCCAAGCGCCGCGGCCAGAAGCGCGGTCTTGCCTGGGGCATCTCCGCCGAGGAGAAGGAGGAGTACCCCAAGTTGCTCGCCACGCTGGGCCTGGGCCTGGAGACGCGCATGTCGGCCAAGGTCGGTCTGCTCTCCGGCGGCCAGCGCCAGGCGCTCACGCTGCTCATGGCCACGCTCACCAACCCCAAGCTGCTGCTGCTTGACGAGCACACGGCCGCCCTTGACCCCAAGACGGCCAAGAAGGTCCTCGACCTCACCGAGCAGATCGTCACCGAGCGAGGGCTCACGACGCTCATGATCACGCACAACATGAACGACGCGATTCGCCTGGGCAACCGCCTCATCATGATGCACGAGGGCAACGTCATCTATGACGTGCGTGGCGAGGAGAAGAAGAGCCTCACCGTGCCCGACCTTCTGCAGAAGTTCGAGGAGGTCTCGGGCGGAGAGTTCGCGAACGACCGCATGCTGCTGAGCTAG
- a CDS encoding helix-turn-helix domain-containing protein yields the protein MRSETSEALGRLVSIFVAAIEGVGEVIPDSAIDQLAADPLGTCERLNELALSCGAIDEGVDTALAAIYESMDAADARGNVDEECVAHVVAAWTSTHVERPAEEPAAAEAKPESEEKPAAETQAGAGSEEGEPAEKPKRRRNRKRREAEEPEAANEPETPREEQPTEKADVKPGRRSRARARGIEQTESSEGPEKPKRDRKRAAKTVEERAEASERPTGHAGTEPAAREQLPVHEASASPADAEASAPETLSVDQATAILGVSRPTIYKLIESGELPAHKKGRSWRISAAAVADRASGK from the coding sequence ATGAGATCAGAAACCTCCGAGGCGCTGGGGCGTCTCGTCTCCATCTTCGTCGCGGCCATCGAGGGCGTAGGCGAGGTCATCCCGGACAGCGCAATCGACCAGCTCGCAGCCGACCCGCTGGGCACGTGCGAGAGGCTCAACGAGCTCGCACTGTCCTGCGGTGCCATCGACGAGGGCGTGGACACCGCGCTTGCCGCCATCTACGAGTCCATGGACGCGGCGGACGCACGTGGCAACGTGGACGAGGAGTGCGTGGCCCACGTCGTTGCCGCCTGGACCAGCACGCACGTCGAGCGTCCGGCTGAGGAGCCCGCAGCCGCCGAGGCAAAGCCCGAGTCCGAGGAGAAGCCCGCCGCCGAGACGCAGGCCGGCGCCGGCAGCGAGGAGGGCGAGCCAGCCGAGAAGCCCAAGCGCCGCCGCAATCGCAAGCGCCGCGAGGCGGAGGAGCCCGAGGCCGCAAACGAGCCCGAAACCCCCCGCGAGGAACAGCCCACCGAGAAGGCGGACGTCAAGCCGGGCCGCAGGTCTCGCGCCCGCGCCAGGGGAATCGAGCAGACTGAGAGCAGCGAGGGCCCCGAGAAGCCAAAGAGAGACAGGAAGCGTGCCGCAAAGACGGTTGAGGAGCGGGCGGAGGCGTCCGAAAGGCCGACTGGGCACGCCGGGACCGAGCCGGCCGCACGCGAGCAGCTCCCGGTACACGAGGCCTCGGCCTCCCCGGCAGACGCCGAGGCCAGCGCCCCAGAGACGCTCAGCGTTGACCAGGCTACGGCCATCCTTGGCGTGAGCAGGCCCACGATCTACAAGCTCATCGAGTCTGGCGAGCTACCGGCGCACAAGAAGGGCCGCTCGTGGCGCATCTCGGCCGCAGCCGTGGCAGACCGGGCGTCCGGCAAGTAG
- a CDS encoding phosphatase PAP2 family protein: MACEEKAGARTTMARFASLVRQNARLVVVAVCAIVFLLILDDVTEAESMRLDRAAYWLIVQHLRTPWLTPVMESFSALATPVSMLVVLVVVAAFAPGKRPGWCCAVNLGLVVLINQVLKFIIQRPRPDGFRLATVSGFSFPSGHSMAAMAFFGLLAWLVWRYEKDRRQRALLVAAFALVIVMIGVSRIYLGVHYASDVIGGFCLSVIWLALYTHIAVPLFLGNEDRPLG; encoded by the coding sequence ATGGCGTGCGAGGAAAAGGCGGGGGCGAGGACAACCATGGCGAGGTTCGCCTCGCTCGTGAGGCAGAACGCACGGCTCGTCGTGGTTGCCGTCTGCGCCATCGTGTTCCTCCTGATTCTCGATGACGTGACGGAGGCGGAGTCCATGCGGCTCGATCGCGCCGCCTACTGGCTCATCGTCCAGCACCTGCGCACGCCGTGGCTCACGCCCGTGATGGAGAGCTTCTCTGCGCTTGCCACGCCCGTGTCCATGCTCGTGGTGCTCGTGGTCGTGGCCGCCTTTGCCCCCGGCAAGAGGCCGGGCTGGTGCTGCGCCGTGAACCTTGGCCTTGTGGTGCTCATCAACCAGGTGCTCAAGTTCATCATTCAGCGCCCGAGGCCAGATGGCTTTCGTCTTGCCACAGTGAGCGGCTTTAGCTTTCCCTCTGGGCACTCCATGGCCGCCATGGCGTTCTTTGGCCTGCTTGCCTGGCTTGTCTGGCGCTACGAGAAGGACCGCCGCCAGCGTGCGCTTCTGGTTGCGGCATTCGCCCTCGTCATCGTGATGATTGGCGTAAGCAGGATCTACCTCGGCGTCCACTACGCGAGCGATGTCATTGGCGGCTTCTGCCTGTCCGTCATCTGGCTTGCCCTCTACACGCACATCGCCGTGCCGCTCTTCCTTGGAAACGAGGACAGGCCCCTGGGATAG
- a CDS encoding substrate-binding periplasmic protein — protein sequence MTPNHTTPGGIDRRGFLKLMAAGAAFTPLALAGCSSTQQAATAEAAASTGTATDLAGAKLTFVGDDAFAPYRYLEVQSDGSQKVVGLDIAIADEMANRLGFTYDFEPQEFAATLASVQSSDTSFTMAMSSNPEREQTYDFTRGYYQPLVGVLTMNDEVKTVDDLKGKSIACTTGTVQNKFISAVLPDADIHTYDGGDQCLQEVLAGRIDAYLCDGAEGQSMRDANEGLVLGFLDRAETKDYVGVYRIMASKGASFVGAFDACVAEMLADGTIDSFIGQYVGEDFKWGDDTSASGQPTTGVVTAAN from the coding sequence ATGACCCCCAACCACACCACGCCGGGCGGCATCGACCGCCGCGGCTTCCTCAAGCTCATGGCCGCCGGCGCAGCCTTCACCCCGCTCGCACTCGCCGGCTGCAGCTCCACGCAGCAGGCCGCCACAGCCGAGGCCGCCGCAAGCACGGGCACCGCGACAGACCTTGCGGGCGCAAAGCTCACCTTCGTGGGAGACGACGCCTTTGCCCCCTATCGCTACCTCGAGGTTCAGTCTGACGGCAGCCAGAAGGTCGTTGGCCTCGACATCGCCATCGCAGACGAGATGGCCAACCGCCTTGGCTTCACCTATGACTTTGAGCCGCAGGAGTTTGCGGCCACCCTCGCCTCCGTCCAGAGCAGCGACACCTCGTTCACCATGGCGATGTCGTCCAACCCCGAGCGCGAGCAGACCTACGACTTCACGCGCGGCTACTACCAGCCTCTCGTGGGCGTGCTCACGATGAACGACGAGGTCAAGACCGTCGACGACCTCAAGGGCAAGTCCATTGCCTGCACAACGGGCACCGTCCAGAACAAGTTCATCTCCGCCGTGCTGCCCGACGCAGACATCCACACCTACGACGGCGGCGACCAGTGCCTGCAGGAGGTGCTCGCCGGCCGCATCGACGCCTACCTGTGCGATGGCGCCGAGGGTCAGTCCATGCGCGATGCCAACGAGGGCCTTGTCCTGGGCTTCCTCGACCGCGCCGAGACGAAGGACTACGTGGGCGTCTACCGCATCATGGCCTCGAAGGGCGCCTCGTTCGTGGGCGCGTTCGACGCCTGCGTCGCCGAGATGCTCGCCGACGGCACCATCGACTCCTTCATCGGCCAGTACGTGGGCGAGGACTTCAAGTGGGGCGACGACACGAGTGCCTCCGGCCAGCCCACGACCGGCGTCGTCACCGCCGCCAACTAG
- a CDS encoding amino acid ABC transporter permease, with translation MNFSVVEPYASMFWGGLAVTLEVTGTALVLAFALGAVIAVLKVLPCRPLRLLLDFYTSIFRGIPLIVLLFIAYFATPQLTGFKISMFAASVLTLGLNGSATVSETLRGGIEGVDAGQYDASRALALPYTTMMARIIIPQALRSVAPALVNEVITVLKSSSLVATIGLMDMMRAAQSVQALTYRAFEPFIVVAVIYYVIVMCLTAVARVLEKRLH, from the coding sequence ATGAACTTCTCGGTCGTTGAGCCATATGCGTCCATGTTCTGGGGCGGCCTCGCCGTCACCCTCGAGGTGACGGGGACCGCCCTCGTGCTGGCGTTTGCCCTGGGAGCCGTCATCGCGGTGCTCAAGGTGCTCCCCTGTCGGCCGCTGCGACTGCTACTGGACTTCTACACCTCGATCTTCCGCGGCATTCCGCTCATCGTGCTGCTCTTCATCGCCTACTTTGCAACGCCGCAGCTCACGGGATTCAAGATATCGATGTTTGCGGCAAGCGTGCTCACGCTGGGCCTCAACGGCTCGGCCACCGTCTCCGAGACCCTGCGCGGCGGCATCGAGGGCGTCGACGCCGGCCAGTACGACGCCTCCCGAGCGCTCGCGCTGCCCTACACCACGATGATGGCGCGCATCATCATCCCGCAGGCACTGCGCTCGGTGGCGCCCGCCCTCGTGAACGAGGTCATCACCGTGCTCAAGAGCTCATCGCTCGTGGCGACGATCGGCCTCATGGACATGATGCGCGCCGCCCAGAGCGTCCAGGCGCTCACGTACCGCGCGTTCGAGCCGTTCATCGTCGTGGCCGTCATCTACTACGTCATCGTCATGTGTCTCACGGCCGTGGCCCGCGTGCTCGAGAAGCGACTCCACTAG
- a CDS encoding DEAD/DEAH box helicase, whose protein sequence is MADEATETHDRDPFAPGSLGELVPDLWFDPKAWLDYEPEAPLSADETLERYLDWCADRGMELWDHQEEALLDLAAGDHVILGTPTGSGKSMVALGLCYLAICQHKRAYYTAPIKALVSEKFFDLVDAFGKDNVGMITGDTQINTDAPVICCTEEILANQALREGASSDVAAVAMDEFHFFGEADRGWAWQVPLLALPNTQFLLMSATLGDVSAVTSLLERQTGRTVDTVTDAERPVPLTYEYVDTPLEATVELALRNGDAPIYIVHFAQDAALNTAQSLASYGVATKEQRDAVKQACKGTRFTTAFGKTLQRLLSCGVGVHHAGMLPRYRLLVEKLAQQGLLPVICGTDTLGVGINVPIHTVLLTALTKFDGHRMRRLRAREFHQIAGRAGRSGFDTEGRVIAEAPEHEIENAKALLKAGGDPKKQRKVKKKRPPEGFVNWNRDTFEHLCGAEPETLTPRLRVTHSMVLAETEQGGDSHARIMRLVADSLQTPLEKAKLVARTDEVFATLMDAGVITREPAEPTEQSDRASLELAELLPAAATSPLASPASYSLTVDLPEDFALDQPLSPFLLAALELLDPESETYDMDLVSMVEATLEDPWQVLRAQEREAKGRAIAEMKMQGIEYDERMERLEDVTYPKPLESELDAAFATYCEQVPWARDYCLRPKSVLRDMLETMSDFKTYVQRYKLSRSEGTLLRYLSDAWRVLDKTVPLDKRTERLDDIVAWLGFVVRTTDSSLVDEWEASGQVGEELPPSAAEAVVRDRHGLTVLVRNALWRRVRLFAAEEIPTLGELDQPCGMGERRWRDVLERFHEAHGEVLLDGDARSTAYFIVDETDELTDHVWHVTQIFHDADGDNDFRIVADVDLDATQDEGEVVFKGYRAGSIEDLAE, encoded by the coding sequence GTGGCAGACGAAGCAACTGAGACGCACGACAGGGACCCATTCGCGCCAGGCTCGCTCGGCGAGCTCGTGCCGGACCTGTGGTTTGACCCAAAGGCATGGCTGGACTATGAGCCCGAGGCCCCGCTGTCCGCGGACGAGACGCTCGAGCGCTACCTCGACTGGTGCGCGGACAGGGGCATGGAGCTGTGGGACCACCAGGAGGAGGCGCTTCTGGACCTCGCGGCGGGCGACCACGTCATCCTGGGCACACCCACGGGCTCGGGCAAGTCCATGGTTGCCCTGGGCCTGTGCTACCTGGCCATCTGCCAACACAAGCGCGCCTACTACACCGCCCCCATCAAGGCGCTCGTCTCCGAGAAGTTCTTTGACCTCGTGGACGCATTTGGCAAGGACAACGTGGGCATGATCACGGGCGACACCCAGATCAACACCGACGCACCCGTCATCTGCTGCACGGAGGAGATTCTCGCCAACCAGGCGCTTCGCGAGGGCGCCAGCAGCGACGTTGCGGCCGTGGCCATGGACGAGTTCCACTTCTTTGGCGAGGCCGATCGCGGCTGGGCCTGGCAGGTGCCGCTGCTTGCGCTGCCCAACACGCAATTCCTGCTCATGAGCGCCACGCTCGGCGACGTCTCGGCCGTGACGTCGCTGCTCGAGCGCCAGACGGGCCGCACGGTTGACACGGTCACGGACGCCGAGCGTCCGGTGCCGCTCACCTACGAGTACGTGGACACGCCGCTCGAGGCAACCGTTGAGCTCGCGCTGCGCAACGGCGACGCCCCCATCTACATCGTGCACTTTGCGCAGGACGCTGCGCTCAACACGGCCCAGTCGCTCGCGAGCTATGGCGTGGCCACCAAGGAGCAGCGCGACGCCGTGAAGCAGGCATGCAAGGGCACGCGCTTCACGACCGCCTTTGGCAAGACGCTCCAGCGCCTGCTCTCCTGCGGCGTGGGCGTGCATCACGCCGGCATGCTTCCGCGCTACCGTCTGCTCGTGGAGAAGCTCGCCCAGCAGGGCCTTCTGCCCGTCATCTGCGGCACGGACACCCTTGGCGTGGGCATCAACGTGCCCATCCACACCGTGCTGCTCACGGCGCTCACCAAGTTCGACGGCCACCGCATGCGCCGCCTGCGTGCCCGCGAGTTCCACCAGATCGCGGGTCGCGCGGGCCGCTCGGGCTTCGACACGGAGGGGCGCGTCATCGCCGAGGCCCCCGAGCACGAGATAGAGAACGCAAAGGCTCTGCTCAAGGCTGGCGGCGACCCCAAGAAGCAGCGCAAGGTCAAGAAGAAGCGCCCGCCCGAGGGCTTCGTCAACTGGAACCGCGACACGTTCGAGCACCTCTGCGGAGCCGAGCCCGAGACGCTCACCCCGCGCTTGCGCGTCACGCACTCCATGGTGCTCGCCGAGACCGAGCAGGGCGGCGATTCCCACGCGCGCATCATGCGCCTCGTCGCGGACTCGCTGCAGACCCCGCTCGAGAAGGCCAAGCTCGTAGCCCGCACCGACGAGGTGTTCGCCACGCTCATGGACGCCGGCGTCATCACGCGCGAGCCGGCAGAGCCCACCGAACAGAGCGATCGGGCCTCCCTCGAGCTCGCCGAGCTGCTGCCGGCGGCCGCAACCTCGCCGCTCGCGAGCCCGGCGTCCTACTCGCTCACGGTCGACCTGCCCGAGGACTTCGCACTCGACCAGCCACTCTCGCCATTCCTGCTCGCCGCACTCGAGCTTCTCGACCCAGAGAGCGAGACGTATGACATGGACCTCGTCTCCATGGTTGAGGCCACGCTCGAGGACCCCTGGCAGGTGCTGCGCGCCCAGGAGCGCGAGGCAAAGGGCCGCGCCATCGCCGAGATGAAGATGCAGGGAATTGAGTACGACGAGCGCATGGAGAGGCTTGAGGACGTCACCTACCCCAAGCCACTGGAGAGCGAGCTCGACGCCGCGTTCGCCACGTACTGCGAGCAGGTGCCCTGGGCACGCGACTACTGCCTGCGCCCCAAGTCGGTGCTGCGCGACATGCTCGAGACGATGTCTGACTTCAAGACCTATGTGCAGCGCTACAAGCTCTCGCGCTCCGAGGGAACGCTGCTGCGCTACCTCTCGGACGCCTGGCGTGTGCTCGACAAGACCGTGCCGCTCGACAAGCGCACCGAGCGGTTGGACGACATCGTGGCCTGGCTCGGGTTCGTCGTGCGCACGACCGACTCCAGCCTCGTGGACGAGTGGGAGGCGTCCGGGCAGGTCGGCGAGGAGCTGCCGCCAAGTGCAGCCGAGGCCGTCGTGCGGGACCGCCATGGCCTCACCGTGCTCGTGCGCAACGCCCTGTGGCGGCGCGTCCGTCTCTTCGCCGCCGAGGAGATTCCCACGCTCGGCGAGCTCGACCAGCCCTGTGGCATGGGCGAGCGCCGCTGGCGAGACGTTCTCGAACGGTTCCACGAGGCCCACGGCGAGGTCCTTCTCGACGGGGACGCGAGGTCGACGGCATACTTTATCGTTGACGAGACGGACGAGCTCACGGACCATGTGTGGCACGTGACGCAGATCTTCCATGACGCGGACGGCGACAACGACTTCCGCATCGTGGCCGACGTTGACCTCGACGCCACGCAGGACGAGGGCGAGGTCGTGTTCAAGGGCTACCGCGCAGGTTCCATCGAGGACCTCGCCGAGTAG